A single window of Myxocyprinus asiaticus isolate MX2 ecotype Aquarium Trade chromosome 34, UBuf_Myxa_2, whole genome shotgun sequence DNA harbors:
- the LOC127424860 gene encoding uncharacterized protein C18orf19 homolog A-like: protein MQRFMCARVFWQTAALLHSHPAQMLETPARRCWTHLSSSPRWLSSSSAVCSPASGKNSSRDHQVNAATGQDDPDPLQDKSIGLIQRFKKTFKQYGKVMIPVHLVTSTMWFGTFYYAAMKGVNLVPFLEYVGFPDKVVKLLENSQSGYALTAYAMYKIATPARYTVTLGGTSLSVKYLRKYGYMTTPPPVKEYLQEKMEETKERISGKMEETKDRISERMEETKDKFTEKLQETKDKVSFRKKKE, encoded by the exons ATGCAGCGGTTTATGTGTGCTCGAGTCTTCTGGCAGACAGCTGCCCTGCTGCACAGTCACCCTGCACAGATGCTGGAAACCCCAGCCCGCCGGTGCTGGACACACCTGAGCTCCAGCCCACGTTGGCTGAGCTCCTCTAGTGCTGTCTGCTCTCCAGCCTCAGGGAAAAACTCTTCCAGAGATCATCAGGTTAATGCAGCTACAGGGCAAGATGATCCAGACCCGCTGCAGGACAAATCCATCGGCCTCATCCAGAGGTTCAAAAAGACCTTCAAGCAGTATGGCAAAGTTATGATCCCTGTGCACTTGGTGACATCTACAATGTGGTTCGGTACATTTTACTATGCTGCAATGAA AGGAGTGAATTTGGTGCCATTTCTGGAGTATGTTGGGTTTCCTGACAAGGTTGTTAAACTGCTGGAGAATTCTCAAAGTGGATATGCACTCACAGCATATGCCATGTACAAG ATCGCCACACCTGCAAGGTACACAgtgactttaggaggaacatcaCTCTCTGTGAAGTACCTGAGGAAGTACGGCTACATGACCACTCCTCCACCCGTGAAAGAATACCTGCAGGAAAAGATGGAGGAGACCAAAGAGAGGATCTCTGGGAAGATGGAAGAGACCAAGGATCGTATATCTGAGAGAATGGAGGAAACAAAAGACAAATTCACTGAAAAACTTCAAGAAACCAAAGACAAAGTGTCTTTCCGGAAGAAAAAGGAATAG